Proteins encoded together in one Deltaproteobacteria bacterium window:
- a CDS encoding DUF3883 domain-containing protein: REIAEKNNLEWVTPGHPLFEALRRHDLNLAQEHLGKGACFYSLQHESPARLDFYRARVVDGLGQVIHERLFAVEIGDNGKSQIQDPGILGNFMPTDAPQNPPPVAVSSEATAWLNEHALTPFLEEVRAERIHEIENIAEHIEFSLTELLQKADEEIGRAASEVEQKVTGAEGRLAQAEARHAELLARRERRRQELGRQKALSLQGVERITSVLILPHPERETPEMRRLRPDLETEAVAMRIVIEHEAAQGRQVYDVHEKNLGYDITSLDLNSGELRLIEIKGIGGDSGTVLLTPNERRVAEDRRDCYWLYIVTNCKEEPKLQDPVKDPARLKWHEVKKVDHYYLSVDAVTQPMQIREDLTDFKGREE, encoded by the coding sequence CCGGGAGATTGCCGAGAAGAATAACCTCGAATGGGTCACTCCGGGACATCCTCTTTTTGAGGCCCTCAGAAGGCACGACCTGAATCTGGCGCAGGAACATCTCGGGAAAGGGGCCTGTTTCTATTCCCTTCAGCATGAGTCTCCCGCCCGGCTGGATTTTTACCGAGCTCGGGTGGTGGACGGCCTTGGCCAAGTGATTCACGAACGCCTCTTTGCAGTGGAAATTGGAGACAATGGTAAATCCCAAATCCAGGACCCCGGCATACTCGGGAATTTCATGCCAACGGATGCCCCACAAAATCCTCCTCCCGTCGCGGTTTCCTCCGAGGCCACCGCATGGCTTAACGAGCATGCGCTCACGCCTTTTCTGGAAGAGGTTCGCGCTGAACGAATTCATGAGATTGAAAACATTGCCGAGCACATAGAGTTTTCCCTGACGGAGCTTTTACAAAAAGCAGACGAAGAGATTGGCCGGGCAGCCTCGGAAGTTGAACAGAAAGTTACCGGAGCGGAGGGGCGCCTGGCCCAGGCTGAAGCACGACATGCCGAACTTCTCGCCCGGCGGGAGAGGCGGCGCCAGGAACTGGGACGCCAAAAGGCCCTCTCGCTTCAAGGAGTAGAGCGAATCACCAGCGTTCTGATTCTGCCCCATCCGGAACGGGAAACACCCGAAATGCGCCGCCTCCGTCCGGATTTAGAGACCGAGGCGGTTGCCATGCGGATAGTCATAGAACATGAGGCTGCCCAAGGCCGCCAGGTTTATGACGTCCATGAGAAGAATCTTGGCTATGATATCACCAGCCTGGATCTGAACTCCGGGGAGCTGCGGCTTATTGAAATCAAAGGGATTGGGGGGGATTCCGGGACGGTCCTGCTGACTCCGAATGAGCGGCGGGTTGCAGAGGACAGGCGAGATTGCTACTGGCTCTATATCGTCACTAACTGCAAGGAGGAACCGAAGCTACAGGATCCGGTTAAAGACCCCGCCCGCCTCAAATGGCACGAAGTGAAGAAAGTTGACCATTATTATCTGTCAGTAGATGCTGTGACTCAACCTATGCAGATACGGGAAGATTTGACAGACTTCAAAGGCCGGGAGGAATGA